One part of the Nitrospirota bacterium genome encodes these proteins:
- a CDS encoding diguanylate cyclase, with product MSLAVFTVVLIYALLSLQRMNSLNSEIIKGDIPAQETADKMQEALLAQDTYEKRYLILKGNDMRDLFRKRSDEFIYMIGVLQNHPDSRFLPALIQIDKLHSQYNNLFAKEMKLVRAGEIQGATAISNGELKKTLDKLLEVLRTMSAEAKVSQDVKMTKIQEIGKTAFITTAILCILSIMLGMLSSMVVTHHISSSINKLREATTQISEGNFKYDPEITSQDEIGSLALAFIAMGKRLGKLEEMYLDASPLTRLPGGIAIENVLKRRIESGNALAFCVLDIDNFKSFNDHYGYAHGNVVIKETAKIIETTVQSKGTQNDFVGHIGGDDFVVITTPAKMRDVCSEIIQSFDKRVPQFYDQTDRANGFILGKNRQGVELKFPLMTISIAIVTNEHRALGSSIETSELAAELKDYAKTIPSSVYVVDQRRSSI from the coding sequence ATGTCCCTCGCAGTCTTTACCGTGGTGCTCATCTATGCCCTCCTGAGTCTTCAGCGGATGAACAGCCTGAACAGTGAAATCATCAAAGGTGATATCCCCGCGCAGGAAACTGCTGACAAGATGCAGGAAGCGCTGCTTGCCCAGGATACCTATGAGAAGCGCTACTTGATCCTCAAGGGCAACGATATGCGCGATCTCTTTCGCAAACGCTCCGATGAGTTTATATACATGATAGGGGTATTACAGAATCATCCTGATTCCCGGTTTCTTCCGGCGTTGATCCAGATCGATAAACTGCACTCACAGTACAACAATCTGTTCGCAAAGGAGATGAAACTCGTCAGGGCGGGGGAGATCCAGGGGGCGACGGCTATATCAAACGGTGAGCTTAAGAAAACATTAGATAAACTCCTGGAGGTGCTGCGGACGATGTCCGCGGAAGCCAAGGTGTCGCAGGATGTCAAGATGACAAAGATCCAGGAGATCGGGAAAACCGCTTTTATTACGACGGCTATACTGTGTATCCTGAGCATCATGCTGGGTATGCTGTCCAGTATGGTAGTAACCCATCATATTTCGTCATCGATCAACAAACTCAGAGAAGCGACCACTCAAATATCAGAAGGGAATTTTAAATATGACCCGGAAATTACCTCGCAAGATGAGATTGGGAGCCTGGCACTGGCTTTTATTGCCATGGGGAAGCGGCTTGGAAAACTCGAAGAGATGTATCTGGACGCAAGCCCGCTTACCCGCCTGCCAGGAGGAATTGCAATCGAGAATGTTTTGAAACGGCGCATCGAATCAGGGAACGCTCTTGCGTTTTGCGTGCTTGATATTGATAATTTCAAATCTTTTAATGATCACTATGGTTATGCACACGGTAATGTAGTCATTAAAGAGACGGCGAAGATCATAGAGACCACGGTCCAGTCTAAAGGTACGCAGAATGATTTTGTCGGACATATTGGAGGAGATGATTTTGTTGTGATCACCACTCCTGCAAAGATGAGGGATGTGTGTTCCGAAATCATACAGTCTTTTGATAAGAGAGTTCCTCAGTTCTATGATCAGACCGATCGGGCCAATGGGTTTATCCTTGGCAAGAACCGGCAGGGGGTAGAACTAAAGTTCCCTCTCATGACAATATCCATAGCCATTGTAACGAATGAGCATCGCGCAT